The Metabacillus litoralis genome contains a region encoding:
- a CDS encoding ATP-binding protein — translation MKERKTTKWESVPFLKEFTNNLDGKGAHILYMFNDEKKYLEHAYQFISQGIQHQDKILFVEEKSVYKTLSDLLVSSGYSEEEMNLVDYMPVDDFYLSEKGFEADESFKQLKEILQINVEKGIRTRTWGQVLADDSSISEIRNYESQVDRLLQGSNTISVCAYNAFITPAFFQNELLKIHEYVMVDEAIEKSPFYHTKYISFSAAERERVQQLETENNLLKKKNEELLIGNARQMEREKFLELEKLNAEKANLAKTVFLSQMSHDLRTPLNTIQGYSQILLMNKNYPDLNQKISRIYNASEQLLNLIEEILDFTAIDTGRVNIHKEEIQVKSFLEDCVGSILETNTSDIDIHLEGVPSELFIEADPVRFTQIITNLLDNALKYNRTNGTVHIYCDEETDSEEVKINVKDSGIGIEQEDLDLIYEPFYRSKNTMNNWKGTGIGLAIVSQLTKRMNGNYGVTTEKGKGSTFWVSFKKLNKQSEVCVQNIDEEPLIPLSQPLRVLYIEDNTDNIDVMRSMLRIIQTIELQCVTSGKDGIKQAIELKPDIILLDITLPDMNGLDALKHIKSNPISKDIPVIAVSADAMESTINQASEEGCYAYIKKPIHIEEIRNVLESTIKYIAYNRENTVI, via the coding sequence ATGAAAGAAAGAAAAACAACTAAGTGGGAAAGTGTGCCTTTTTTAAAGGAGTTTACTAATAATTTAGATGGAAAAGGTGCTCACATTTTATATATGTTTAATGATGAGAAAAAGTATCTGGAGCATGCTTATCAATTTATTAGTCAAGGTATACAACATCAGGATAAAATCTTGTTTGTAGAAGAAAAGAGTGTATATAAAACTCTATCTGACCTTTTAGTAAGTAGTGGATATTCAGAAGAAGAAATGAACTTAGTAGATTACATGCCTGTTGATGACTTTTACCTCTCAGAAAAAGGATTTGAGGCAGATGAGAGTTTTAAGCAGTTAAAGGAAATATTGCAGATAAATGTTGAAAAGGGAATAAGAACACGAACTTGGGGACAAGTATTAGCGGATGATTCTTCAATAAGTGAAATAAGGAATTATGAGAGTCAAGTAGATCGACTATTGCAGGGAAGTAATACGATCTCGGTGTGTGCTTATAATGCCTTTATTACACCTGCTTTTTTTCAAAATGAGTTATTAAAAATTCATGAGTATGTCATGGTGGATGAAGCAATTGAGAAGTCCCCTTTTTATCATACAAAATATATTTCATTTTCAGCAGCAGAAAGAGAGAGGGTCCAACAATTAGAAACAGAAAATAATTTGCTGAAAAAGAAAAATGAAGAGCTGTTAATTGGGAATGCCCGTCAAATGGAGCGTGAAAAGTTTCTTGAATTAGAAAAATTAAATGCAGAGAAAGCTAATCTTGCAAAAACCGTCTTTTTATCACAAATGAGTCATGATTTGCGAACTCCTCTTAATACGATTCAAGGTTACTCACAAATTCTTTTGATGAATAAAAATTATCCAGATTTGAATCAAAAAATATCTAGAATCTATAATGCATCTGAACAATTACTGAATTTAATAGAGGAGATATTAGATTTTACGGCTATTGATACGGGTAGAGTGAATATTCACAAAGAAGAAATTCAAGTCAAATCTTTTCTAGAAGATTGTGTAGGCTCTATTCTTGAAACAAATACCTCTGATATCGATATCCATTTAGAAGGTGTTCCATCAGAGCTTTTCATAGAAGCAGACCCAGTTCGTTTTACACAAATTATTACTAATCTATTGGATAATGCTTTGAAGTATAACAGAACAAATGGAACGGTTCATATTTATTGTGATGAGGAAACTGATAGTGAAGAAGTAAAGATTAATGTTAAAGACAGTGGAATCGGAATCGAGCAAGAAGATCTTGATCTTATATATGAGCCTTTTTATAGAAGTAAAAATACGATGAATAACTGGAAAGGTACAGGTATCGGGCTAGCGATTGTATCACAGCTAACAAAGAGAATGAATGGTAACTACGGTGTGACAACAGAAAAGGGGAAAGGCTCAACTTTCTGGGTTTCTTTTAAAAAGTTGAATAAACAGTCTGAAGTATGTGTGCAAAATATAGATGAAGAGCCATTGATCCCATTAAGCCAACCTTTACGAGTTTTATATATTGAGGATAACACCGACAATATTGACGTAATGAGATCAATGCTACGTATCATTCAAACGATCGAATTACAGTGTGTAACGTCTGGAAAAGATGGAATAAAACAAGCCATAGAACTAAAGCCTGATATTATTTTACTAGACATTACGTTGCCGGATATGAATGGGCTAGATGCATTAAAGCATATTAAATCAAACCCTATATCAAAGGACATTCCTGTTATAGCTGTTAGTGCGGATGCAATGGAATCTACGATAAACCAGGCTTCTGAAGAAGGCTGTTATGCTTACATTAAAAAACCAATTCACATAGAAGAAATACGTAATGTTCTTGAGAGTACGATTAAGTATATCGCCTATAATCGAGAGAATACTGTTATATAG
- a CDS encoding LytR/AlgR family response regulator transcription factor has product MDPKIKVVIAEDNFDSQQIISAFLEPLDSFEVVGIAEDGENLLDININKKPDLIIADIHMPKLNGIDAISSCLKISPELQFVFITAYDQYAVSAFDLHAVDYVMKPIKKERLYIALERAKNALLSNQKVERKQILPITVDRTSHFIHFSRIVLIEKDSRKTIIHTVDQKYETNESLDTILQKLNHDFFRTHRSFIVNLNYVSHLTFEGDTHFVHFRNYPHYAHVSKLQKNKLYHALSFENSK; this is encoded by the coding sequence GTGGATCCCAAAATTAAGGTAGTTATTGCAGAAGACAACTTTGATTCTCAGCAAATCATCAGTGCCTTCTTAGAGCCACTGGATAGCTTTGAGGTTGTTGGGATAGCTGAAGATGGTGAGAATTTATTGGATATTAATATAAATAAAAAGCCTGATCTTATTATTGCTGATATTCATATGCCAAAATTAAATGGTATTGATGCCATTTCATCATGTCTTAAAATTTCCCCTGAATTACAATTTGTTTTTATTACGGCATATGATCAGTATGCTGTAAGTGCTTTTGATTTACATGCTGTTGACTATGTGATGAAACCTATAAAAAAAGAGAGGTTATATATCGCGCTAGAAAGAGCTAAAAACGCATTACTTTCAAATCAAAAGGTAGAAAGAAAACAAATTTTACCGATAACCGTAGACCGTACCTCACATTTTATTCATTTTTCTAGAATCGTTTTAATAGAAAAAGATAGTCGAAAAACCATTATTCATACAGTGGATCAGAAGTATGAAACAAATGAGTCGTTAGATACAATTTTGCAAAAGCTGAATCATGACTTTTTTAGAACACATCGGTCGTTTATCGTGAATTTAAACTATGTATCACATCTAACATTTGAAGGTGATACACATTTTGTGCATTTTCGAAATTATCCCCATTACGCCCATGTATCTAAACTTCAGAAAAACAAGTTATATCATGCACTTTCATTTGAAAACTCTAAATAA